ATTGTTATGTGTTTCTTTTAGAGCTTCTTCTGCTTTTTTGCTCTCGGTAATATATCTGATGATTAGACTATCTGCGGCTCTCCGTTACTATCCGTGAAAAGGGCGCTGCTTATCTCTCCAGTAAACGTAGTTCCTTCCTTGAGACTGTAAGTTAACTGGGCTTTTATTGATCCAGAGCGCATAAGTTTGTCTAATACGTCGGATACCGCAGGATCTTCCAGGTCAAACATCCCCTTGCACCCCCTCCGATCAGTTCTTTTTCTGCCTACTCAGCATCCGGTAAGCGACTGGATTAACTGACAGAATTTTCCCGTCACCTCTGGGGTCACTAAGGATAAAGGCATCCGTGCTGTGGTCGAATAACATGCGATACCGTGTTTCATTTTCCAGCAATCCAACGCCTACAAGAACATTACCTTTGAGATCATTTAGGCCT
The Methanosarcina sp. WWM596 DNA segment above includes these coding regions:
- a CDS encoding PAS domain-containing protein yields the protein MLFDHSTDAFILSDPRGDGKILSVNPVAYRMLSRQKKN